A single Ketogulonicigenium vulgare WSH-001 DNA region contains:
- a CDS encoding flagellar basal body-associated FliL family protein — MVALADAQSSAPKGRGKMLSMIVAGVLGLAGAAGGYLAVAQGLVRLPGGDVPVEAAFSAPEPVSFIAMEPLIVNLPTASAGRYLRFTAQLEVPAASAPEVERVMPRITDVLNGYLRAVTPADLADASGLMRMRGMMLRRVQAVAGEGNVRNILVMELVVN; from the coding sequence ATGGTCGCTCTGGCAGATGCGCAAAGCAGCGCCCCAAAAGGGCGTGGAAAGATGCTGTCGATGATTGTGGCGGGCGTCCTGGGCCTGGCTGGCGCGGCGGGCGGCTATCTGGCGGTGGCGCAGGGATTGGTGCGGCTGCCGGGCGGCGATGTGCCCGTCGAGGCAGCGTTTTCCGCGCCCGAGCCTGTCAGCTTCATCGCGATGGAGCCGTTGATCGTAAATCTGCCGACAGCCAGCGCGGGCCGCTATTTGCGCTTTACCGCCCAGCTCGAGGTGCCTGCCGCCAGCGCCCCCGAAGTTGAACGCGTAATGCCCCGAATCACGGATGTGCTGAACGGCTATTTGCGCGCGGTGACCCCGGCCGATCTGGCTGATGCCAGCGGGCTGATGCGCATGCGCGGCATGATGCTGCGCCGCGTGCAGGCCGTCGCGGGCGAGGGGAATGTCCGCAACATTCTGGTGATGGAGCTGGTGGTCAATTGA
- the fliF gene encoding flagellar basal-body MS-ring/collar protein FliF — translation MQNLLALWSGFSLRRRIILVAATLGIFLAVIGLARGVGRPDMALLYAGLDPAASAEVVAAVEQQRLPFEVRGDAIYVPAASRDLLRMTLAGAGLPAPGAQGYELLDNLSGFGTTAQMFDAAYWRAKEGELARTILAVPGLQAARVHISPPAARVFQQGEPATAAVTVTMASGSASQQQAQAFRSLIAAAVPGLDPGNVAVIDAKAGLIAAPDNAQLADTRQDELRNRVRSLLEARVGAGNAVVELAVETVTDTESIFERRLDPEGRVVVSNDVSETARRSQGNADGSVTVASNLPDGAANQEAGSSSSEDRESRNVTNYELSETSREVLRAPGAVRRLTVAVLVNEPTGPEAAPRAPDELEALRELVASAVGFDAARGDVITLRAMPFVAPPVLGTEAVAAPARLFDPMQLVQFGALALVALILGLFVLRPLLRPKPQVDSLPPLLDDSFAMAMPMADGFAALDAPDPVARLTALIADRQEDSVRLLQSWVEDGRKPDHG, via the coding sequence GTGCAAAATCTTTTGGCCCTTTGGTCTGGCTTTTCCCTGCGGCGGCGAATCATCTTGGTGGCCGCAACGCTGGGGATCTTTTTGGCCGTCATTGGCCTTGCACGGGGTGTGGGACGTCCGGATATGGCGCTGCTTTATGCGGGCCTTGATCCCGCCGCCTCGGCCGAGGTTGTCGCCGCCGTGGAACAGCAGCGGCTGCCGTTCGAGGTGCGCGGCGATGCGATCTATGTGCCTGCCGCATCGCGTGATCTGCTGCGTATGACCCTTGCCGGTGCTGGCCTGCCTGCGCCCGGCGCGCAAGGGTATGAGCTGCTGGACAATCTGTCGGGCTTTGGCACCACTGCGCAAATGTTTGATGCCGCCTATTGGCGCGCGAAAGAGGGCGAGTTGGCGCGCACGATTCTGGCCGTTCCCGGCCTGCAAGCCGCACGTGTCCATATATCGCCCCCCGCAGCCCGCGTCTTTCAACAAGGGGAACCCGCGACGGCCGCGGTGACCGTCACAATGGCAAGCGGGTCGGCCAGCCAACAACAGGCACAGGCGTTCCGCTCGCTGATCGCGGCGGCTGTGCCGGGGCTTGATCCGGGGAATGTCGCGGTCATCGATGCAAAGGCCGGGCTGATTGCCGCGCCCGACAATGCGCAACTGGCCGATACGCGGCAGGACGAGCTGCGCAACCGCGTCCGCAGTTTGCTCGAGGCGCGGGTTGGTGCCGGAAATGCCGTGGTGGAGCTGGCGGTCGAGACCGTGACCGATACCGAATCAATTTTCGAGCGTCGCCTTGATCCCGAGGGACGTGTTGTCGTCTCGAACGATGTCTCGGAAACCGCGCGGCGCAGTCAGGGCAATGCAGATGGCAGTGTGACCGTCGCCTCGAACCTGCCCGACGGCGCGGCCAATCAAGAGGCTGGCAGTTCGAGCAGCGAGGACCGTGAAAGCCGGAACGTGACCAATTACGAACTGTCCGAAACCAGCCGCGAGGTGCTGCGCGCCCCCGGCGCCGTCCGCCGCCTGACCGTTGCGGTGCTGGTGAACGAGCCGACCGGCCCCGAGGCCGCGCCCCGCGCCCCGGATGAGTTAGAGGCGCTGCGCGAGCTTGTGGCCTCTGCCGTCGGCTTCGACGCGGCGCGAGGGGATGTGATCACCCTGCGCGCCATGCCCTTTGTGGCGCCGCCCGTTCTAGGAACCGAGGCTGTTGCCGCACCCGCCCGCCTGTTCGATCCGATGCAATTGGTGCAATTTGGCGCGCTGGCTTTGGTCGCGCTGATCCTTGGGCTATTCGTGCTGCGGCCACTGCTGCGGCCCAAGCCGCAGGTCGATAGCCTGCCGCCGCTGTTGGACGATTCCTTTGCGATGGCGATGCCGATGGCTGACGGTTTTGCGGCGCTGGATGCACCCGACCCGGTCGCACGGCTGACGGCGCTGATCGCTGACCGGCAAGAGGATTCGGTGCGCCTGCTGCAATCTTGGGTCGAGGATGGGCGCAAGCCCGATCACGGATAA
- a CDS encoding FliM/FliN family flagellar motor switch protein — MSDTLPDAKPLLEGANPALWNVPIEVTIAVGRSRPSVRELLALEENAVLQLDRRIDDPVEIYIGDRLIARGELQESEDEPGQLAVRLTEVATTPGEHL; from the coding sequence ATGTCCGACACTCTGCCTGACGCCAAACCCCTGCTAGAGGGTGCCAATCCCGCCCTGTGGAACGTACCGATCGAGGTTACAATCGCCGTCGGCCGCAGCCGCCCATCGGTGCGCGAACTGCTGGCGCTGGAGGAAAACGCCGTGCTGCAACTCGACCGCCGCATTGATGATCCGGTCGAGATCTATATCGGCGACCGCTTGATCGCCCGCGGCGAATTGCAAGAATCCGAAGACGAGCCCGGCCAACTTGCCGTGCGTCTAACCGAAGTCGCCACAACCCCCGGCGAGCACCTTTAA
- the fliP gene encoding flagellar type III secretion system pore protein FliP (The bacterial flagellar biogenesis protein FliP forms a type III secretion system (T3SS)-type pore required for flagellar assembly.) — MRAIALFSVALTLLAGAAGAQGVDIQSLGLDFGEGSVAGRSVQLLVMVTLISLVPALAIMFTSFPFMVTVLSILRQGLGTQQSPPNMLIVTLALFLTWYVMAPVFDEAWANGIAPLLEDRLPVDAALRAAMAPFQTFMSGRVDPTTYQTMASLRPDTVGVAVTDAPLSTLVPSFLLSELSRAFQIGFLIFLPFLIIDLVVAAVLMSMGMMMVPPAVVALPFKLAFFVVADGWSLLASSLVRNYF, encoded by the coding sequence ATGCGGGCCATCGCGCTGTTCAGCGTCGCACTAACCCTTTTGGCGGGGGCGGCGGGTGCACAGGGAGTGGATATCCAATCCCTCGGGTTAGACTTTGGCGAGGGTTCGGTCGCCGGGCGCTCGGTGCAATTGTTGGTCATGGTGACCCTGATCAGCCTTGTGCCCGCGTTGGCGATCATGTTCACCAGCTTTCCGTTCATGGTGACGGTGCTTTCGATCCTACGACAAGGCCTTGGGACACAGCAATCGCCGCCCAATATGCTGATCGTGACGCTGGCCTTGTTCCTGACATGGTATGTCATGGCGCCGGTGTTTGATGAGGCCTGGGCGAATGGCATCGCCCCTTTGCTGGAAGATCGTCTGCCGGTGGATGCAGCCCTGCGCGCGGCCATGGCCCCGTTTCAGACCTTTATGTCCGGGCGCGTCGATCCGACGACCTACCAGACCATGGCCAGCCTGCGTCCTGATACTGTGGGCGTTGCCGTGACGGACGCGCCGCTGTCAACGCTGGTGCCCAGCTTTCTTCTCAGCGAGCTGTCGCGCGCCTTTCAGATCGGCTTTCTGATCTTCCTGCCATTTCTGATCATTGATTTGGTCGTTGCGGCGGTGCTGATGTCGATGGGGATGATGATGGTGCCACCTGCGGTCGTCGCCTTGCCGTTCAAACTGGCCTTCTTTGTCGTCGCCGATGGCTGGAGCCTGCTCGCCAGCAGTCTGGTTCGCAACTATTTCTAA
- a CDS encoding flagellar basal body P-ring protein FlgI — protein MRAILLAACAAMALVTVPLQAAPTRLKDLVEFDGVRGNDLVGYGLVVGLNGTGDGIRNAPFTEEIMANVLERLGVNITGEQFRPRNVAAVMVTARLPPFARAGSPMDVTVSAIGDASSLLGGTLVMTPLNAADGEIYAVAQGTIIAGGFSAEAQAARVTQGVPTAGVIPAGATIEREVDFDFRTLSNVRLALRTPDFTTAARIETAVNQTFGRAVAVMQDAGTVIVSIAQTQASSPAHAMSQIENILVEPEIRARVVVDQRSGTIVIGEDVRISRVAVSQGRLTVRVEESPMVVQPNPFSNGETVVVPQSTAALSVDPGTGGMAEVNTGTSLSELVAGMNALGVAPHDMIDILKSIRAAGALHAEFIVY, from the coding sequence ATGCGTGCAATTTTGCTGGCGGCCTGCGCCGCGATGGCGCTGGTCACTGTTCCCTTGCAGGCCGCGCCGACGCGGCTAAAGGATCTGGTCGAATTCGACGGCGTCCGCGGCAATGATCTGGTTGGATACGGTCTGGTCGTCGGCCTGAACGGCACGGGAGATGGCATCCGCAACGCGCCCTTTACCGAAGAGATTATGGCCAATGTGCTGGAACGCCTTGGCGTGAATATTACGGGCGAGCAATTTCGCCCGCGCAATGTCGCGGCGGTCATGGTCACCGCGCGCCTGCCACCCTTTGCGCGTGCGGGCAGTCCGATGGATGTGACCGTATCCGCGATTGGCGATGCCTCCAGCCTGCTGGGCGGCACATTGGTTATGACGCCGCTTAATGCTGCAGATGGCGAGATATACGCCGTTGCGCAGGGTACAATCATCGCCGGTGGCTTTTCGGCCGAGGCGCAGGCGGCCCGCGTCACGCAGGGCGTTCCAACGGCCGGCGTCATTCCGGCAGGGGCGACGATTGAGCGCGAGGTTGATTTTGATTTTCGCACCCTCAGCAATGTGCGTCTTGCGCTGCGCACGCCGGATTTTACCACGGCTGCGCGGATTGAAACGGCTGTGAACCAGACCTTTGGTCGCGCGGTCGCTGTGATGCAGGACGCCGGCACCGTCATTGTCAGCATCGCGCAGACCCAAGCCTCCTCACCCGCCCATGCCATGAGTCAGATTGAGAACATCCTGGTCGAGCCGGAAATCCGCGCGCGCGTGGTGGTTGATCAACGCTCGGGCACGATTGTGATTGGCGAAGACGTGCGGATCAGCCGTGTCGCCGTCTCGCAGGGGAGATTGACTGTGCGGGTCGAGGAAAGCCCGATGGTTGTGCAGCCAAATCCGTTCTCGAACGGCGAGACGGTTGTTGTGCCGCAAAGCACCGCGGCGCTGTCGGTCGATCCGGGCACAGGCGGCATGGCCGAGGTGAACACTGGCACCTCTTTATCTGAATTGGTCGCAGGCATGAACGCCTTGGGCGTCGCGCCGCATGATATGATCGATATCCTGAAAAGCATCCGCGCCGCTGGCGCGTTGCATGCCGAATTCATCGTCTACTAG
- a CDS encoding flagellin — MAFTPLSDLGRHFANQQANVQMRERLAILTAEVASGEAHDLPAQLGTRANQFAAHDYRLGMIASYSKAGSLMATQLAAAQSALENIDLQRSTISTQLIAISPQATQVELSAGAEAARNGFAQLISALNTQIGGVTLFAGTASGAPATASADVMLSAIETYIGGAVTVSDVQNGIAEWFADIFPTDPAEGYQGNTQNMGRQIDKDLSVALDVRADDPVVMQLLQDLATAAIADRLGFSGVAQAQLLNKAGEGLITQASGLTEVRARVGLAEQTLAQSQTRLAAEKTSLGTARNDLAQVDTFEAATALQAVSDQLELHYTLTARLAALTLTNYLR, encoded by the coding sequence ATGGCCTTTACACCGCTCAGTGACCTAGGTCGTCATTTCGCGAACCAGCAGGCGAATGTGCAGATGCGAGAGCGTTTGGCCATCCTGACGGCCGAGGTCGCATCCGGCGAGGCGCATGATTTGCCAGCGCAGCTGGGCACGCGGGCCAATCAGTTCGCCGCACATGACTATCGTCTTGGCATGATCGCCAGCTATTCAAAGGCGGGGAGTCTGATGGCCACGCAGCTTGCCGCAGCACAAAGCGCGCTGGAAAATATCGACCTGCAGCGCAGCACGATCAGCACACAGCTGATTGCCATCAGCCCGCAAGCCACACAGGTTGAACTCAGCGCCGGGGCCGAGGCGGCGCGCAACGGCTTTGCCCAGCTGATTTCGGCCCTCAACACCCAGATCGGCGGCGTGACGCTATTCGCGGGCACGGCATCTGGCGCCCCGGCGACAGCTTCGGCGGATGTCATGCTGAGCGCCATCGAGACCTATATCGGTGGGGCCGTCACGGTCAGTGATGTCCAAAATGGTATCGCGGAATGGTTCGCGGATATTTTTCCGACTGATCCAGCCGAAGGATATCAAGGCAATACGCAAAATATGGGACGGCAGATCGACAAGGATCTATCCGTCGCGTTGGACGTGCGCGCGGATGATCCGGTGGTGATGCAACTTCTGCAAGATCTTGCGACCGCCGCGATTGCCGACCGGCTTGGCTTTTCCGGGGTCGCGCAGGCGCAGCTTTTGAACAAGGCGGGTGAGGGGCTGATAACCCAGGCCAGCGGCCTGACCGAAGTGCGCGCCCGCGTAGGTCTTGCAGAGCAAACGCTTGCGCAAAGCCAGACGCGATTGGCCGCCGAAAAAACCAGCCTTGGCACAGCCCGCAATGATCTGGCGCAGGTGGATACGTTCGAGGCCGCGACAGCCCTGCAGGCAGTCTCGGACCAGCTCGAGTTGCATTATACGCTGACGGCGCGCCTCGCGGCGCTGACACTGACCAATTATCTGAGGTAG